Proteins from a genomic interval of Falco rusticolus isolate bFalRus1 chromosome 7, bFalRus1.pri, whole genome shotgun sequence:
- the BDKRB1 gene encoding B1 bradykinin receptor, whose translation MTETPLLNVLSSNRSENKSNETICPDLEEWWEIVYYIVPNYINIICLIGMLGNLFVLFTYLLHKGSLKTAEIYLTNLAVADLIFLTCLPFWAENIRNEFDWPFGKFLCRSTSMSITLNMYTSIYLLVAVSVDRYLSFVHTLNHRGIRRKAMAKGICLLTWFFSILLSIPTFMFRTVKYFPLWNISACTLDFPTPMWITAENLVFNLVGFGLPSTAIIFLNLSTFRSLQKKAREGRALRTKSCKEHKGTKATRLIFTVVLMFLLCWTPYHFFVFLDTLYQTEVIKGCFWGELVNFGEQFSYTLATTSSCINPVIYVFVGKYFRQKALEVFSQFIPCGFPLSWVSFKEKSSYFNMFPIRSSLT comes from the coding sequence atgactgaaaCTCCTCTACTGAATGTTCTCTCCTCAAACCGGAGTGAAAACAAGAGCAATGAAACTATTTGCCCGGACTTGGAGGAATGGTGGGAAATTGTGTACTATATAGTACCCAATTATATCAACATCATCTGCCTTATTGGAATGCTTGGAAATTTGTTTGTTCTCTTCACATACTTACTGCACAAGGGGTCCCTGAAGACAGCTGAAATCTACCTTACGAACTTAGCTGTTGCTGATCTTATCTTCCTCACATGCCTTCCTTTCTGGGCAGAGAACATCAGGAATGAATTTGACTGGCCATTTGGCAAGTTCCTTTGTCGCAGCACCAGCATGTCCATCACCCTAAACATGTACACCAGCATCTATTTGCTAGTGGCAGTCAGCGTGGATCGCTATTTGAGTTTTGTTCATACCTTGAACCACAGAGGGATACGGAGGAAAGCTATGGCCAAAGGGATCTGCTTGCTCACCTGGTTCTTCAGCATCCTTCTCAGCATCCCAACCTTTATGTTTCGGACTGTGAAATACTTTCCTCTGTGGAATATTTCAGCATGCACTTTAGACTTCCCCACCCCAATGTGGATAACAGCTGAAAACCTGGTATTCAACTTAGTGGGGTTTGGGTTGCCATCTACAGCAATCATCTTCCTTAATTTGTCTACCTTTCGCTCCctacaaaaaaaagcaagagaaggaaGAGCACTCAGAACAAAGAGTTGCAAGGAGCACAAAGGCACAAAGGCCACCAGGTTGATCTTCACAGTGGTACTGATGTTTCTCTTGTGTTGGACTCCTTACCATTTTTTTGTATTCCTTGATACATTATACCAGACAGAAGTGATCAAAGGCTGCTTCTGGGGGGAACTAGTCAACTTTGGTGAGCAGTTCAGTTATACTCTGGCTACCACCAGCAGTTGCATTAACCCTGTGATTTATGTCTTTGTTGGGAAATACTTCAGGCAAAAGGCTTTAGAAGTTTTTTCACAGTTTATTCCCTGTGGATTTCCTTTGAGCTGGGTATCGTTCAAAGAAAAGTCTTCATATTTCAACATGTTTCCAATTAGAAGTAGTTTAACCTGA
- the BDKRB2 gene encoding B2 bradykinin receptor has translation MVSITTENVTQIYNTVATKELTVSPANFYNNSGVHQLNPYACINPDVWKWLQDFQPGFLWFIFILGAIENSFVLIILCFHKSRCTVAEVYLANTALADLMLVCALPFWAINISNNFQWPFGLFLCKAVNIMSYMNLYSSIYFLTLVSIDRYLALVKTMSLGRMRRTVCAKWNSFVIWVCALLICSPTMLFRNLQYFKEYNITACTLVYPASYWEPANNCLLNVVGFVIPLCVITYCTTQIIKALRSSELQKLKLVQTERKATMLVLAVLLLFIVCWLPFQISTFIDTIRYLTPTSKCLGEINDIVTQVAVYCAFSNSCLNPVLYVIVGKHFQKKAVEFYNDLFPKRCRKSQSVQMENSLDTLRTSISSEYPRKKSVFPLPS, from the coding sequence ATGGTTTCCATCACAACTGAAAATGTTACACAAATTTACAACACCGTGGCCACTAAAGAGCTCACAGTCAGTCCGGCAAATTTCTACAATAATTCAGGAGTGCATCAGCTGAATCCATATGCATGTATTAATCCAGATGTGTGGAAGTGGCTACAGGATTTTCAGCCTGGATTCCTCTGGTTCATATTTATTCTGGGAGCAATAGAAAATTCCTTTGTTCTCATCATCCTGTGTTTCCACAAGAGTCGCTGCACAGTGGCTGAAGTTTACCTAGCAAACACGGCACTTGCGGACCTAATGTTAGTCTGTGCTTTACCTTTCTGGGCTATTAATATTTCTAATAACTTTCAATGGCCTTTTGGCCTGTTCCTCTGTAAAGCTGTCAACATAATGAGTTACATGAACCTTTATTCTAGCATTTATTTCCTGACACTAGTGAGCATCGACCGCTATCTGGCCTTGGTGAAAACCATGTCTCTTGGACGGATGCGACGAACTGTCTGTGCCAAATGGAACAGCTTTGTGATCTGGGTGTGTGCATTGCTCATATGTTCACCTACAATGCTGTTCAGaaatttacagtatttcaaagaatACAACATCACAGCCTGCACTCTTGTTTACCCAGCCAGTTACTGGGAGCCGGCAAACAACTGCTTGCTGAATGTTGTGGGCTTTGTGATCCCACTGTGTGTAATTACCTATTGCACTACGCAAATCATCAAAGCCTTACGAAGTAGTGAGCTACAAAAACTGAAGTTAGTCCAGACAGAGAGGAAAGCCACCATGCTGGTCCTTGCCGTGCTCTTGCTGTTCATTGTTTGCTGGCTTCCGTTCCAGATCAGCACGTTCATCGACACAATCCGTTACCTCACACCCACCTCCAAATGCCTGGGAGAAATCAATGACATAGTGACCCAGGTAGCAGTGTACTGTGCCTTCAGCAACAGCTGCCTGAACCCAGTCCTATATGTAATCGTCGGGAAGCATTTCCAGAAGAAGGCTGTGGAATTCTACAATGACTTATTCCCAAAGAGGTGCAGAAAATCACAGTCTGTGCAGATGGAAAACTCCCTGGACACTTTAAGAACTTCCATTTCAAGTGAATACCCAAGgaaaaagtctgttttcccaCTACCATCGTAG